ACGTCGCCGAAACGGTCCGGCGGTACGCCGTCGACCTGGTCTCCGCCACCCGCACCCACCCCGACCTCAGACTCGGCGCGTCCCCGCGCGCGACGCTGCACCTGCTGCGCGCCGCCAAGGCCTCCGCCGCCCTCAGCGGCCGGGAGTTCGCGCTGCCGGACGACGTCCAGGCGCTCGCCGTCGCCGTGCTCGCCCACCGTCTGCTGCCCACCGCCCAGGCCCAGCTGAACCGGCGCACCGCGGAACAGGTCGTGCAGGAGATCCTCCAGCGCACCCCGGTTCCCGCCGCACCCCAGCAGGGCGGCCTCGGGATCGGCCGCACCGCACCCGCGTATCCGCAGCAGCCGCCGCGGAGCCTGTGATGTCCACCGGGGTGCCCTCCGCCGACGGCCCCGAGACCGACCGGGGCGACAAGGGCGGGGTGCGTACCGCGCTGGCGGGTCTGACCACCCGGGGCCGCTCCTTCTTCGCCGCCGGCATCGCCGCGGCCGTCTGCGCCTACGTCCTCGGCCAGAGCGACCTGCTGCGGGTCGGCCTGATGCTGGCCGTGCTGCCCCTGGTCTGCGCCACCGTGCTCTACCGCACCCGCTACCGGGTCGCGGGCAGCCGAAGGCTCTCCCCCGCGCGCGTGCCCGCCGGCAGCGAGGCCCGCGTCCATCTGCGGATGGACAACGTCTCGCGGCTGCCCACCGGCCTGCTGATGCTCCAGGACCGGGTCCCCTACGTCCTCGGCCCGCGCCCCCGCTTCGTGCTCGATCGCGTCGAGCCGGGCGGCCGCCGCGAGGTGTCCTACCGGGTCCGCTCCGACCTGCGGGGCCGCTACCCGCTCGGCCCGCTCCAGCTGCGCCTGACCGACCCGTTCGGCATGTGCGAACTGACCCGCTCCTTCTCGACGTACGACACCCTGACCGTGATCCCGCGCGTGGAGGCGCTGCCGCCGGTGCGGCTGAACGGCGAGGCGAAGGGGTACGGCGACGGGCGGCAGCGCTCGCTCGCCCTGGCCGGCGAGGACGACGCCATCCCGCGCGGCTACCGCTACGGCGACGACCTGCGCCGGGTGCACTGGCGCTCCACCGCCCGCTACGGCGAGCTGATGGTGCGCCGCGAGGAACAGCCCCAGCGCGCCCGCTGCACGGTGCTCCTGGACACCCGGGGCCTCGCCTACGCGGGCGCGGGCCCGGACTCGGCCTTCGAGTGGGCCGTCTCGGGCGCCGCCTCCGTCCTGGTCCACATGCTCGAACGAGGCTTTTCCGTACGGCTGTTGACGGACACGGGCAACTCCGTACCCGGCGAGGGCGCGGACGGCTTCGCCGGCGCCAGCCAGGGGACGGCGGACGCGGCCGGGCTGATGATGGACACGCTCGCGGTGATCGACCACTCCGACGACACCGGCCTGTCGCGCGCGTACGACGTGCTGCGCAGGGGGAACGAAGGACTGCTGGTGGCCTTCTTCGGCGACCTCGACGAGGAGCAGGCCGCGGTCGTCGCCAAGATGCGGCAGCGCAGCGGGGGCGCGCTCGCCTTCGTGCTCGACAGCGAGAGCTGGATGCGGGAACCGACCGACGTTCCCGGGGCGTTGCAGGAGCGCGAGGAACGGCTGCGGATGCTGCGCGAGGCGGGCTGGACGGCACTGGGTGTGCCGCGGGGCGCCTCGCTGGAGGAGCTGTGGCGCCTCGCGGACCGCGAGCGCACGGGCGTCGGCGTGGCCGGCGCCGGGGAGGGACCGTGATGAGCGGGCGGGGACGACTGGCGCTGTGCGCGTGGGCGGCCACGCTGATGGCCTCGTGCGCCCTGCTCCCGCTGGTCGAGCCGGTCACCTGGATCGTGCAGGCCGCCTTCCTGCTCGGGGTGCAGACGGTCGTGGGCGCGGTGACCCGGCGGATCCCGCTGGCCCGTCCTCTGACGGTGGCGGCCCAGACCCTCGTCACGCTGGTCATGCTGACCCTGATCTTCGCCCGGGACCAGGCCCTCTTCGGGCTGATCCCCGGCCCGGGCGCCTTCGTGCACTTCGGGGACCTGCTCCAGCAGGGCGGCGATGACATCGCGCGCTACGCGATCCCGGCGCCGCTGGCGTCCGAGGGCATCAAGCTGATGGTCTTCGGCGGTGTCCTGATCATCGGACTCGTGGTGGACACCCTCGCGGTGACCTTCCGCAGCGCGGCGCCGGCGGGCCTGCCGCTGCTCGCGCTGTACTCCGTCGCCGCGGGACTGTCCGAAGGCCACGGCGGCTGGTTCTGGTTCCTGGTCGCGGCGGCCGGCTATCTGCTGCTGCTTCTGGCCGAGGGGCGCGAGCGGCTCTCGCAGTGGGGTCGCGTCTTCGGCGGGGCCGCGCGCGGCCCGGGCGCCGACTCCGGGCCGGTGGCGCCGGTGCGCACCGGCCGGCGGATCGGCGTGGCGAGCCTCGGCATCGCCCTCGTGGTATCGGCCGCTCTGCCCGCGATGAACGGCGGCCTCCTGGACGCCACCGGGGCGGGCGTGGGCGCCGGAAACGGCAACGGCGGCACGATCTCCGCCGTGAACCCGCTGCTCACCCTGCGCGACAGCCTGAACGTGGACGAGGACCGCCAGGTCCTGTCCGTGCGGACCGGGAGCAGCACCGACATCTCCAACCTGTACCTGCGGATCGTCTCCTTGGACGAATTCGACGGCCGGACCTGGAAGCCGTCCAAGCGGCCCATCAAGGCCGTACCGGACGACTTCCCCACCCCGGTCGGCCTCGGCGGCGACGTCAAACGCGCGGAGGTGGAGACGACCATCCAGGCGGCGAACTGGTACGCGCAGGACTACCTGCCGATGCCGTACCCGCCGAGCGGCGTCAAGATCCGGGGCAGCTGGCGCTACGAGCCCGAGGGGATGGCGCTCGTCGGTGACCACGGGCAGAACACGCGCGGGCTGACGTACCAGGTGAAGAGCCTGGACGTGCAGCCGACGGCCGAGCAGCTCGCGTCGGCGCCGACCGCGCCCGCGGCCATCGAGCGCGACTACACCAAGCTGCCCGACTCGGTGCCGTCGGTGGTGGCCAAGACCGCCCGCGAGGTCACCGCGGGCGCGAAGAACCCCTATGAGCAGGCGGTCGCGCTTCAGGACTACTTCGCGGTGAACGGCGGCTTCGAGTACGACACCAAGGTGGAGGTCGGCGACGGGCCCAACGCGATCGCCAACTTCCTGCGGGACAAGCAGGGCTTCTGCGTGCACTTCTCCTTCGCCATGGCGGCGATGGCCCGCTCCCTGGGCATTCCGGCCCGGGTCGCGGTGGGCTTCGCGCCCGGCACCCCGCAGGCGGACGGCTCGATCTCGGTGGGGCTCAAGGACGCCCACGCCTGGCCCGAGCTGTACTTCGAGGGGGTGGGCTGGACCCGCTTCGAGCCCACCCCGACCCGGGGCACGGTGCCCTCGTACACCGTCCCGGATGCCACCGGCAATCTGACCCCCGACGTGCCGCGGCCGTCCGCGGGTTCGTCCACGGAGCCGTCGGCCTCCCCCTCGGCGAGCGAGAGCTGCTCGGCCCAGCTGCGCAAGCTGGAGGCGTGCGACAGCGCGTCGCCCGCGGCCGCGGCGGCCGGGGACGGTGGCGGCCCCTGGTGGGCCGTACAGGGCCAGTGGTGGTACCTGAAGATGCTGTTCTGGGTGTTCGTGGGGCTGGCCGTGCTGTCGATCCCCTTGGCGCCGATGCTGTGGCGGCTGCGCACCCGTTCGGTACGCCTGGGCGGGCACGGCCGCAGTGACGCGGATGCCGCCGCGCACGCCTTGGCGGCCTGGCAGGAGCTGACGGACACGGCGTGGGACTTCGGGATCCTGCCGGACGACTCGCAGACGCCGCGCAAGGCGGCGGCGCGGATCGTACGTCTCGGGCATCTCGATCCGACGGCCGCGGCCTCGGTGCACCGGGTGGCGGACGCCGTGGAGCAGGTCCTCTACGCCCCGCGCCCCCGGCCGACGGCCGGCCTCGCCCAGGACGTCCACCGGGTGATCGGCGGACTGCGCGGCTCGGTCGGCCGGGTCACGCGGGTGCGCGCGCTGATCGCCCCGCGTTCCACCGCACGGGTGGTCTGGGCGGCGTCGGAGTGGTGGGCCGGGATCAGGACACGTGCGGCGGCGATCCGGCCGACCCTGCGCAAGCCGTTCGGTCAGCAAGGCTGAAAAGCACCGCACGCAGAGGGCGGAACGACGGTGGCCCGAGCCTTTCAAAGGCCCGGGCCACCGTGTTTCGCGGGGTGGGAGTGCCCTGCGGAGACGGGTGGGGTGACGTCCTGAGGACATGCGCGAGCTTGGGGACATGTCTGAAGGGGTGAGCACCCGGCTGGGTGCTCACCCCTTCAGAACGTCTGTGGGAGCTGCTCGGCGGGCTGGCTACTGGCCGCCCTGTTCGTCTCGTCGCCGCTGCCAGCGCTGCTCGATCCGATCCATCATCGAGCGCTTCTGACGTCCCTGGCGACGGGCATGCGGGGCGCCCGCGGCAGGCTGCTCGCCCGGCTTGGGGGCCTTGCGCCAGCCGGTCACGGCGAGTACCGCGCAACCCAGCATGACGAGGAACCCCACCACACTGAGCCACACCTGCTTGGCGACCATACCGGCCATGAGGAGCGCGATACCTACGAGGAAGCCGGCAACTGCCTGGTAGACCCGCCGCCGGGTGTACGTACGCAGCCCGCTTCCCTCGAGCGCCGACGCGAACTTGGGATCTTCGGCGTACAGCGCTCGCTCCATCTGCTCGAGCATGCGCTGCTCGTGCTCCGAGAGCGGCACGGAGTCCTCCTCATCGTGCAGTCGCCGGGGCGACTCGGGGGGTCCCTTCAGGATAGGCAGGGAATCGCCCCCGTGAAACCCGCCCCTCTGCGCCAATTGGCCAACCGGATTCCGCCATGCACGCTCCGGCTGCTGAATCTTGTCATTCCCCAGCGGCCGTCCCGTCATGCCGGGCGGTCTCCCTCGATCATACGGCGCTGCGCGCGCGATCGGGGGGCCTGTGGCGTACTCCATGTGCCATCAAGTACCTGATCAGCACTCCGGCACAGGGGACGGCTCAGGCCTCGGCGGCCTCCCGGGTCTCGCCGAGCACATGGAGCTGCGTGGCCACGGAGTGGAAGGCGGGGAGCTCGGCCGCCGCCTCCTCCAGCTTCAGCAGGGCGTCCAGGGCACCGGGCTCGGTGTCCACGAGCACGCCGGGGACGAGGTCGGCGAAGACCCGCACACCGTGCACCGCGCCCACGGTGAGGCCCGCGCCCTCGACGAGCGCGGTGAGCTGTTCGGCGGTGAAGCGGCGCGGCACAGGGTCGCCGTCGCCCCAGCGGCCGTTCGGGTCGCCGAGCGCCTGCCTGGCCTCCTTGAAGTGGCCGGCCAGGGCCCGGGCGAGCACGGCGCCGCCGAGACCGGCGGCGAGCAGACTGAGGACGCCCTCGGGGCGCAGGGCGGCCACGACGTTGCGCACGCCCTCGGCCGGGTCGTCCACGTACTCCAGGACGCCGTGGCACAGCACCACGTCGTAGCCGCCGCGCTCGGCGACGTCGAAGAGGCCGTGGGCGTCGCCCTGGACACCTCGCACCCGGTCGGCGACGCCGGCCTCGGCCGCGCGGCGCTCCAGGGCGAACAGCGCGTTCGGGCTGGGGTCGACGACGGTGACCTGGTGGCCGAGGCGGGCGACGGGCACGGCGAAGTTGCCGCTGCCGCCTCCGGTGTCGAGGACGTCCAGCGCCTGGCGTCCCGTGGCCTTGACCCGGCGGTCGAGGGCGTCCTGGAGGACCTCCCAGACCACGGCGGTACGGAGAGAGGCGCGGGGTCGCATCGGGTCCGACACGGCAGTTGACTCCTCGGCGCGGCACCGCCCGTTGCACGGCGGAGCGATCGGGGCGCCTTCCCGGCCGGGGGCATGGACGGGGAAGGCTTCAGGCGCTCCCCACCCTATTGCCTCCGCCGCCGCGCCCAGCCATCACGGTGCCACGGCCAGGGACACGTCCCACCGGGCGGGGCGGCGGGAACCGAGGGGCGCCGGGTGGGGCACGTGGCGGTACGAGGAGAGGCTTGGCGGGGCGATCCGCGGAGGGGCGCTCCGCGGCACACTCCGGGCCGAGAAGGCGACACCTGAGACTCGGCTGGGTGGCCCACGGGCGGGTGCCTGCGATCCGCGGCGGGCAAGACGCGGAGACGGCACCTACGGCTCGGCAGGATGGTCCACGGAGGGCGGCTCCGCGGCACACTCCGGGCCGAGAAGGCGACACCTGAGACTCGGCTGGGTGGCTCACAGGCGGGTGCCTGCGATCCGCGCCGGGTCGAGACAGGGAGGCGCGGTGCCCACGCCGGTCGAGGGGCGGTTTGCCGGGGCACCGCGGGGGTGCGTCCTGGGTCTCCCTCGCGACACGTGCCCCGGCCCCCACCCGCGAGGCGTCCATCCAGGCCGCCGTCGGCGAGACGGTCTCTGGACCACCCCCTGGGGTACGAGTCCCCGAGTCGTGGCCGCATCCCGGCCACGAGCGTGCCGCGCTTCAGCCCGCGTCCGGAAAGTCGCGGTCACGGTCGGGATCGCCGGCGTCCCCCTCGGGCTGGTCCGCGTCCTGGCGTGGTTGGGGCAGGACCGGCTGGAGCACCAGCATCCGCTCGACGAGACGCAGGAACATCGCCACGTCGCGTATGAGGTCGTCCGCGTCCCGGCGGCTGGCCGCGCCCTGGATGCCGGCCTCGGCCCGGGCGCGGCGCCGGGCCCCGGAGGCGAACAGCGCGCTCCACTCGGTGAGCTCGGGTGCTATCTCGGGAAGCACTTCCCAGGCGCTCCGGATCTTGGCGCGACGTCGGGGCGTGGGCTCCGGACGCCCCCGCGCGGCGAGCACGGCGGCCGCGGTGCGCAGCGCGGCGAGGTGCGCCGTCGCATAGCGCTCGTTCGACGTCTCCAGCGCCGAGGCCTCGTCGAGGCCGGCGCGGGCCTGGGCGAGCAGGTCGAGGGCGGCGGGCGGGGCCGTCGCCCGGCGCAGGACGGGGTGTACGTCGCTCGCCGGGCCGGTCAGTGAGGGGGCAGGGCCGGTGGCGCGGCGCCGACGGGCGGCGGCTGCGTGATAGCTGGCCATGACGAACCTCCTGTCGTCTGGTTGCCGGCACGTCCCGCTACGGAGTGCCGTATGTGCCCATCGTGAGGTATGCCACTGACAATCCGTTCTGACCTGGGCTTTTGCTTCGATCGAAGGTTCGGGTTAGTTTTTGCACTGACCAGTCAGTTCAAAAAGTTCTCGGTTCAAGAAGATCAGGGGGTGACATGGACGGAGTCGCTGTCACGGCCGAAGGTTTCGGGCTCAAGGGGCCTCGCGGCTGGGCCTTCCGCGGGATCGACCTCGCCGCCGAGCCCGGCGCGTTGATCGCCGTGGAGGGGCCCTCGGGGTCCGGTCGCACGAGCCTGCTGCTCGCGCTCACTGGGCGGATGAAGGCCACCGAGGGGACGGCGACGGTGGGCGGGGCGCGGCTGCCGAAACAGCTGGCGGCGGTGCGCCGGTTCAGCGCGCCGGCGAACGTCGCCGGGGTCACCGACCTCGACCCGGCCCTGACTGTCGCCGAGCACTTGCGTGAACGGGCGCTGCTGCAGCGCCGGTTCGGCGATTCGGTGCGCGCGCTGCTGCGGCCGCGTGAGGAGCGTAGGTCCGAGGCGAGGCTGAGGATCGACACCGCGCTGACGTCCGCCGGGCTCGACCGGGAAGCGCTGCCCAAGGGCGCGCGAACGGCCGTACGTGATCTGGAACGCCTGGAGGCCCTGCGGCTGTCGATCGCCCTGGCCCTGATCGGCCGCCCGCGGCTGCTCGCCGTCGACGACCTGGACCTGAAGCTGTCGGACGCCGAGCGGACCGAGGCCTGGGCGCTGCTGAGGTCCCTCGCCGCGGCCGGGACGACGGTCGTGGCGGTGGGCAGTGAGGCCCCGGAGGACGCCGTGACGGTGTCCACGCGACCTGAACCGCAACAGGACACGCAAACCCGGAAGGAGAAGGCCGATGCGCTCGCCGAAACTGGCCGCGCTTGAGCTGCGCCGCTTCGGCAGGGGGAAGCTCCCGCGCGCCGCCCTTGTGGCGCTGCTCGTGTTGCCGCTGCTGTACGGCGCCCTGTATCTGTGGTCCTTCTGGGACCCGTACGGCCGCCTGGACCGCATCCCCGTCGCCCTCGTGAACGACGACAGGGGCGCCACCGCCGACGGCAGAAAACTGACCGCGGGCGACGACCTCACCAAGGGGTTGCGCGAGAGCGACACCTTCGACTGGCACCAGGTGAGCGCCGCCGAGGCACGCAAGGGTGTCGAGAACGGCACCTACTACCTGTCGCTGACCATGCCGGCCGACTTCAGCAAGAAGATCGCCTCCAGTGCCGGGAACTCCCCCGAGACCGGCGCCCTCCAGGTCCGTACGAACGACTCGAACAACTACATCGTCGGGCAGATCTCACGGACAGTCTTCGCCGAGGTGCGCCAAGCCGCGTCCACGAAGGCGTCGCGATCCTTCCTGGACCGGATCTTCATCTCCTTCTCCGACATCCACGGGGCCACGGTGAAGGCCGCCGACGGGGCCGATGACCTGGAAGGCGGCATCGGCAAGGCGGAGAAGGGATCCGAGGACCTCGCCACGGGCCTGAAGGACGCCGAGGCGGGCAGCGGGCAGCTCTCCGACGGGCTGGCGAAGCTCGACACGGGTTCGGGCGACCTCGCGGACGGCGCACAGCAGGTCGCCGACGGGACGCAGAGCCTCGCCGACAAGGTCAACGGGGTCGCGGACAAGGTGGGTCCCTTCCTCGAAGGCAACGAGAAGGCCATCGGCGACACCGCCCGGCTCGTCGCCGACTCGGCCGGAGCCGTCCGCCACAACCTCGACACCCTGGTGAGGACCGCCCCGGCGGCCGCCGAGGGGGCCCATGAGGCCGCCGACTCCCTGAACGCCGTCCATAAGGCGCGCTGTACGGACCCCGTACTGCCTGACCCCGCCTGCGCCGACCTGAAGAAGGCCGAGCAGGCTGCCGCCGACGTGGCGAAGGTCGCCGACGACGTCAACGCTCTCGTCGCCGACCAGAACGGCGATCTGAAGAAGCTCGACAGCCGGCTCGCCACCCTCCAGCAGCAGGCCCGAGCACTCGCCGACCGGGCGCCCCGCCTCTCCGAGGACCTGGACGACGCCGTAGCGAAGATCAACAAGCTGAACCAGGGCGCGGGCAAGGTCGCCGCGGGCGCCAGGACGCTCCACTCCGGCCTCGGCACCGCGAGGACCGGCGCACAGGACCTGAACGAGGGCGTCGGCCGGCTCAAGACCGGGGCCGACGACCTGAGCGGCGGCATGTACAAGCTCGCGGACGGCTCCGAGAAGCTCTCCGACGGGCTGCACGACGGCGCATCGCAGATCCCCGACTACGACAAGAAGGACCGCGACCGGCGCACCGACGTGATGGCGGATCCGGTCCAACTGGTCTCAAGGGACCTGCACAAGGCGCCGAACTACGGCACGGGGTTCGCCCCGTACTTCATCCCGCTGTCCCTGTGGGTGGGCGCGATGGTGGCGTACATGCTGATCACACCGATGAACCGGCGTGCGCTCGCCGCCGGTGCCGCGGCCTGGCGGATCGCGCTGGCCGGGTGGCTGCCCGTGGTGGCGATCGGAGTGCTGCAGACGGTGGCGCTGATGTCGGTGCTGCACTGGGCGATCGGCCTGCAGATGGCGCGGGCGGCCGGGACCGTGGGCTTCCTCTTCCTGGTGACGGCCTGCTTCGCGGCGATCGTCCAATGGCTGAACGCACGCTTCGGAGCGGCGGGCCGGATCCTCGTCCTGGCGCTCCTGATGCTCCAGCTGACGTCCGCGGGCGGCACCTACCCCGTCCAGACCAGTCCGGGCTTCTTCAACGCGATCCATCCCTTCCTGCCGATGAGCTACGTCGTGGAGGCCCTCAGGAGGCTCATCACGGGCGGCGGTCTCACTCCGGTGTGGCACGCGTGCGTGGTGCTCCTCGCCTTCACCGCCGGCGCCCTCGCGCTGACCGCCCTGTCGGCCCGCCGCCGGCAGGTGTGGACGCTGGACAGACTGCACCCGGAGCTGACCCTGTGAGCTCTTCCGCGACATCAGGGGCGGCCTCACCTGTGAGAATCAGAACCATGGAAAGCAGCAGCGCCACGGCGGGCGTCAGCACACGCCGCGAGGCCACCCGGCAGAAGCTCTACGAGGCGGCCGTCACGCTCATCGCCGAGCAGGGCTTCTCCGCCACCACGGTCGACGAGATCGCCGAGCGGGCCGGAGTCGCGAAGGGCACGGTCTACTACAACTTCGCGAGCAAGTCCGTCCTCTTCGAGGAACTGCTGCGGCACGGCGTGGGCCTTCTCACCGCCTCCTTGAAGGAGGCAGCGGAATCGACGGCCCGCGCGGGTGGCGGCAAGGTGGACGCCCTGGACGCGATGATCCGGGCCGGTCTCGTCTTCATCGACCGCTACCCGGCCTTCACCCAGCTGTACGTGGCCGAGCTGTGGCGCACCAACAGGGCCTGGCAGTCCACGCTCATGGTGGTCCGTCAGCAGGCCGTGGCGGTCGTGGAGGGCGTCCTGCGCGAGGGCGTGGAGAACGGCGAGTTCAGCGACGAGATCGACGTACCGCTGACCGCCTCCGCCCTGGTCGGCATGGTCCTGGTGGCCGCCCTGGACTGGCAGTCCTTCCAGCCCGAGCGCTCTCTGGACGACGTGCACGCGGCGCTGTCGCGGCTGCTGCAGGGGCGGGTGAGCGGGCGCCGGGGATGACACGAGGCTGACATGCGAAAGCGCCGGTCCGCTGTGGCCGCGTCCCCCGCGGGCCACCTCGAACCGGCGCCTTCCCTTGCTCCCCCGTTTTCCCCCGAACCCCCCGTTGGGCCCCCGTTCGGTCGTTCCCCCGCTTTCCCGGGTTCCCCCGTGCCTCGCTCCCGCCGGCCTCGGCCGGCGGAAGGAGCGGATCCGGGGCCGGCTCCGTTCCGGCGCCCCGTGTCGCCGGTGCCGGAGCCGTTCCCCTTCGCCGTGGCTCCACTCTCTCGTTCGAGCAGGTCGGGGCCCATCCGCGCGCGTACTCATCTCGCCCCCTAGGTACGGATACTCAGTTCTGCGCACTCACCCCCAGACCGCCCCACGGCCGACTGGTTACGATCGCGTCCGTGTCCGTACTCCCTCTGGTGTTCACCAGCGGCTGGGCCAGCGGCGTCAACGCCTACGCGGTGGTGCTGCTGCTCGGCGTGTTCGGCGCGACGGGGCTGAGCGACGACGTCCCCGGGACCCTCCAGCGCCCTGAGGTCCTCGTCGCGGCGGGCGTGCTGTTCCTGTGCGAGGCAGTGGCCGACAAGATCCCGTACGTCGACTCGGCCTGGGACTCGGTCCACACGGTGATCCGTCCCGTCGCCGGCGCCTGGGTCGGCGCCCTGCTTGCAGGTCAGAGCGGTTCGCTCTCCGATGTGGCGGC
This portion of the Streptomyces canus genome encodes:
- a CDS encoding SAV_6107 family HEPN domain-containing protein — encoded protein: MASYHAAAARRRRATGPAPSLTGPASDVHPVLRRATAPPAALDLLAQARAGLDEASALETSNERYATAHLAALRTAAAVLAARGRPEPTPRRRAKIRSAWEVLPEIAPELTEWSALFASGARRRARAEAGIQGAASRRDADDLIRDVAMFLRLVERMLVLQPVLPQPRQDADQPEGDAGDPDRDRDFPDAG
- a CDS encoding DUF3040 domain-containing protein, with amino-acid sequence MPLSEHEQRMLEQMERALYAEDPKFASALEGSGLRTYTRRRVYQAVAGFLVGIALLMAGMVAKQVWLSVVGFLVMLGCAVLAVTGWRKAPKPGEQPAAGAPHARRQGRQKRSMMDRIEQRWQRRRDEQGGQ
- a CDS encoding DUF58 domain-containing protein; translation: MSTGVPSADGPETDRGDKGGVRTALAGLTTRGRSFFAAGIAAAVCAYVLGQSDLLRVGLMLAVLPLVCATVLYRTRYRVAGSRRLSPARVPAGSEARVHLRMDNVSRLPTGLLMLQDRVPYVLGPRPRFVLDRVEPGGRREVSYRVRSDLRGRYPLGPLQLRLTDPFGMCELTRSFSTYDTLTVIPRVEALPPVRLNGEAKGYGDGRQRSLALAGEDDAIPRGYRYGDDLRRVHWRSTARYGELMVRREEQPQRARCTVLLDTRGLAYAGAGPDSAFEWAVSGAASVLVHMLERGFSVRLLTDTGNSVPGEGADGFAGASQGTADAAGLMMDTLAVIDHSDDTGLSRAYDVLRRGNEGLLVAFFGDLDEEQAAVVAKMRQRSGGALAFVLDSESWMREPTDVPGALQEREERLRMLREAGWTALGVPRGASLEELWRLADRERTGVGVAGAGEGP
- a CDS encoding transglutaminase TgpA family protein, which translates into the protein MSGRGRLALCAWAATLMASCALLPLVEPVTWIVQAAFLLGVQTVVGAVTRRIPLARPLTVAAQTLVTLVMLTLIFARDQALFGLIPGPGAFVHFGDLLQQGGDDIARYAIPAPLASEGIKLMVFGGVLIIGLVVDTLAVTFRSAAPAGLPLLALYSVAAGLSEGHGGWFWFLVAAAGYLLLLLAEGRERLSQWGRVFGGAARGPGADSGPVAPVRTGRRIGVASLGIALVVSAALPAMNGGLLDATGAGVGAGNGNGGTISAVNPLLTLRDSLNVDEDRQVLSVRTGSSTDISNLYLRIVSLDEFDGRTWKPSKRPIKAVPDDFPTPVGLGGDVKRAEVETTIQAANWYAQDYLPMPYPPSGVKIRGSWRYEPEGMALVGDHGQNTRGLTYQVKSLDVQPTAEQLASAPTAPAAIERDYTKLPDSVPSVVAKTAREVTAGAKNPYEQAVALQDYFAVNGGFEYDTKVEVGDGPNAIANFLRDKQGFCVHFSFAMAAMARSLGIPARVAVGFAPGTPQADGSISVGLKDAHAWPELYFEGVGWTRFEPTPTRGTVPSYTVPDATGNLTPDVPRPSAGSSTEPSASPSASESCSAQLRKLEACDSASPAAAAAGDGGGPWWAVQGQWWYLKMLFWVFVGLAVLSIPLAPMLWRLRTRSVRLGGHGRSDADAAAHALAAWQELTDTAWDFGILPDDSQTPRKAAARIVRLGHLDPTAAASVHRVADAVEQVLYAPRPRPTAGLAQDVHRVIGGLRGSVGRVTRVRALIAPRSTARVVWAASEWWAGIRTRAAAIRPTLRKPFGQQG
- a CDS encoding methyltransferase; translated protein: MSDPMRPRASLRTAVVWEVLQDALDRRVKATGRQALDVLDTGGGSGNFAVPVARLGHQVTVVDPSPNALFALERRAAEAGVADRVRGVQGDAHGLFDVAERGGYDVVLCHGVLEYVDDPAEGVRNVVAALRPEGVLSLLAAGLGGAVLARALAGHFKEARQALGDPNGRWGDGDPVPRRFTAEQLTALVEGAGLTVGAVHGVRVFADLVPGVLVDTEPGALDALLKLEEAAAELPAFHSVATQLHVLGETREAAEA
- a CDS encoding TetR/AcrR family transcriptional regulator — its product is MESSSATAGVSTRREATRQKLYEAAVTLIAEQGFSATTVDEIAERAGVAKGTVYYNFASKSVLFEELLRHGVGLLTASLKEAAESTARAGGGKVDALDAMIRAGLVFIDRYPAFTQLYVAELWRTNRAWQSTLMVVRQQAVAVVEGVLREGVENGEFSDEIDVPLTASALVGMVLVAALDWQSFQPERSLDDVHAALSRLLQGRVSGRRG
- a CDS encoding ATP-binding cassette domain-containing protein gives rise to the protein MDGVAVTAEGFGLKGPRGWAFRGIDLAAEPGALIAVEGPSGSGRTSLLLALTGRMKATEGTATVGGARLPKQLAAVRRFSAPANVAGVTDLDPALTVAEHLRERALLQRRFGDSVRALLRPREERRSEARLRIDTALTSAGLDREALPKGARTAVRDLERLEALRLSIALALIGRPRLLAVDDLDLKLSDAERTEAWALLRSLAAAGTTVVAVGSEAPEDAVTVSTRPEPQQDTQTRKEKADALAETGRA
- a CDS encoding YhgE/Pip domain-containing protein; the protein is MRSPKLAALELRRFGRGKLPRAALVALLVLPLLYGALYLWSFWDPYGRLDRIPVALVNDDRGATADGRKLTAGDDLTKGLRESDTFDWHQVSAAEARKGVENGTYYLSLTMPADFSKKIASSAGNSPETGALQVRTNDSNNYIVGQISRTVFAEVRQAASTKASRSFLDRIFISFSDIHGATVKAADGADDLEGGIGKAEKGSEDLATGLKDAEAGSGQLSDGLAKLDTGSGDLADGAQQVADGTQSLADKVNGVADKVGPFLEGNEKAIGDTARLVADSAGAVRHNLDTLVRTAPAAAEGAHEAADSLNAVHKARCTDPVLPDPACADLKKAEQAAADVAKVADDVNALVADQNGDLKKLDSRLATLQQQARALADRAPRLSEDLDDAVAKINKLNQGAGKVAAGARTLHSGLGTARTGAQDLNEGVGRLKTGADDLSGGMYKLADGSEKLSDGLHDGASQIPDYDKKDRDRRTDVMADPVQLVSRDLHKAPNYGTGFAPYFIPLSLWVGAMVAYMLITPMNRRALAAGAAAWRIALAGWLPVVAIGVLQTVALMSVLHWAIGLQMARAAGTVGFLFLVTACFAAIVQWLNARFGAAGRILVLALLMLQLTSAGGTYPVQTSPGFFNAIHPFLPMSYVVEALRRLITGGGLTPVWHACVVLLAFTAGALALTALSARRRQVWTLDRLHPELTL